A stretch of the Engraulis encrasicolus isolate BLACKSEA-1 chromosome 19, IST_EnEncr_1.0, whole genome shotgun sequence genome encodes the following:
- the gpx2 gene encoding glutathione peroxidase 2: MASSHIAKSFYDLRCVTLEGDQLDFNVLRGRVVLVVNTASLUGTTTRDFTHLNEMQTRYPHRLVVLGFPCNQFGHQENCSNGEILSCLQHVRPGSGFKPLFTMLEKCEVNGVNTHPVFSYLKTKLPFPDDDPVSFLQDPRHLIWSPVARSDVAWNFEKFLIGPEGEAFKRYSAKFLITDIEPDIQRLLRLTKNQ; the protein is encoded by the exons ATGGCGTCGTCCCATATCGCCAAGTCCTTTTACGACCTGCGCTGCGTGACGCTGGAGGGAGATCAGCTGGACTTCAACGTCCTGCGCGGCCGAGTGGTGCTGGTGGTCAACACAGCCTCACTCtgag GCACCACCACGAGGGACTTCACCCACCTGAACGAGATGCAGACCAGGTATCCACACagactggtggtgttggggttcccATGTAACCAGTTCGGGCaccag gagaaCTGCTCTAATGGTGAGATCCTCAGTTGTCTTCAGCACGTGCGTCCCGGCTCTGGATTCAAACCTCTCTTCACCATGCTGGAGAAgtgtgag GTGAATGGCGTTAACACCCATCCGGTCTTCTCCTACCTGAAGACCAAACTGCCCTTCCCTGATGACGATCCAGTCTCATTCCTGCAG gaTCCCCGCCACCTGATCTGGTCTCCCGTTGCCCGTAGCGACGTGGCGTGGAATTTCGAGAAGTTCCTCATCGGGCCAGAGGGGGAGGCGTTTAAACGCTACAGCGCCAAGTTCCTCATCACAGACATAGAGCCCGACATACAGCGCCTGTTACGACTCACCAAGAACCAGtag